A region of Legionella donaldsonii DNA encodes the following proteins:
- a CDS encoding thymidine phosphorylase family protein, producing MNTTHAALTLTHIGINSSKMAIIYMREDCHICRSEGFVAEARVEVTLNNQTIIATINTTEVTSNLLKPGEASLSSYAWDLLSAKIGDKISIAHPKPLDSLSSIRSKLYGNELKTEEINHIVADVVTGQLSDVQIAMFLAGSAGSRLNTNEILELTNAMVQTGKKLHWPLPFIVDKHCVGGLPGNRTTLIVVPIVAAFGLMMPKTSSRAITSPAGTADTMEVFAPVNLDIKTMQKVVEQEHGCIAWGGAVALSPADDLLIRIERSIDLDSEGQMVASILSKKIAAGSTHIVIDIPIGPTAKVRTMEQATALKNTLERIAKEFSIQLNCVFTDGVQPVGRGIGPALEARDVFSVLSCHPSAPQDLRNRALTLAGHLLEFSPKVTPGSGKQLAESLLNSGKALTKFEAICQAQGGFFDIPSAPYTKTIESTGAGKVTSIDNRLIARLAKLAGAPKSKVAGVELLTPLNTMVEKGQPLLIVHAETQGELDYALMFHRQGHPVIHIEEST from the coding sequence GTGAACACCACTCATGCAGCATTAACACTCACCCATATAGGGATTAACTCGTCAAAAATGGCGATTATTTACATGCGCGAAGACTGTCACATCTGTCGCTCAGAAGGGTTTGTGGCCGAGGCCCGCGTAGAAGTCACACTCAATAACCAAACCATCATCGCCACCATCAATACCACTGAGGTGACATCAAATTTACTCAAACCCGGCGAGGCAAGCCTCTCGAGCTATGCTTGGGATTTGCTCTCAGCAAAGATAGGCGATAAAATTTCTATTGCCCACCCAAAGCCACTTGACTCATTAAGCTCTATTCGCTCCAAACTTTATGGGAATGAATTAAAAACAGAAGAAATTAACCACATTGTGGCTGATGTCGTGACAGGACAACTCTCCGATGTTCAGATTGCTATGTTTCTTGCAGGAAGTGCGGGAAGTCGATTGAACACCAATGAAATCCTTGAGTTAACGAACGCCATGGTGCAAACCGGAAAGAAATTGCACTGGCCCTTACCGTTTATTGTGGATAAGCACTGTGTTGGTGGCTTACCCGGCAATCGCACTACCTTAATTGTAGTTCCAATAGTTGCAGCCTTTGGACTCATGATGCCCAAAACCTCCTCCAGAGCCATAACCTCACCCGCAGGAACAGCCGACACCATGGAGGTTTTTGCGCCCGTTAATTTAGACATCAAAACCATGCAAAAAGTAGTGGAGCAAGAACATGGGTGCATTGCTTGGGGTGGTGCCGTTGCTTTAAGCCCTGCGGATGATTTACTCATTCGCATTGAACGTTCCATCGATTTAGACAGCGAAGGACAAATGGTGGCTTCCATTCTCTCTAAAAAAATTGCCGCAGGTTCGACCCACATTGTCATTGACATTCCCATTGGTCCTACGGCAAAAGTAAGGACGATGGAACAAGCAACTGCTTTAAAAAATACCTTAGAGCGTATTGCCAAAGAATTTTCCATCCAACTCAATTGTGTTTTTACGGATGGAGTTCAACCCGTTGGTCGGGGTATCGGACCTGCTCTTGAAGCACGGGATGTATTTTCCGTGCTTTCTTGTCATCCATCAGCACCTCAAGATTTACGGAACCGTGCCTTAACCCTGGCAGGACACCTACTCGAATTTTCTCCCAAAGTTACACCAGGCTCGGGTAAACAACTCGCAGAGTCTTTGTTGAATAGCGGAAAAGCATTAACAAAATTTGAGGCAATCTGCCAAGCACAAGGTGGATTTTTTGACATTCCTTCTGCACCGTACACCAAAACCATTGAATCTACGGGAGCAGGCAAGGTCACGAGTATCGATAATCGCTTGATAGCCCGCCTAGCAAAACTCGCAGGGGCACCCAAATCAAAAGTTGCGGGAGTTGAACTCTTAACGCCGTTAAATACTATGGTAGAAAAAGGTCAACCCTTACTGATTGTTCATGCAGAGACTCAAGGTGAGCTTGATTATGCCTTGATGTTTCATCGACAAGGGCATCCTGTTATCCATATTGAGGAATCCACATGA
- a CDS encoding ribose-phosphate pyrophosphokinase, with protein sequence MKPNPILFSLFGSDHFAKGMHQQLGYEMSNITLHQFPDEETVINIKSLVNDKDVIMIADLTHPNGKILPLLFTAETARELGAKKIGLIAPYLVYMRQDKRFQPGDSITSHYFAKLISNYFDGLMTIDPHLHRWHDLNDIYSIPAIALHATNPIAAWINANVPDALLIGPDAESSQWVSSIAQRINAPFLILEKQRKGDNLVEITIPQIGLYQNHTPILVDDIISTAATMIKTVTHLKSLLMKPPICIGVHALFAGNAYEDLQKSGVKQIITCNTIAHASNAIDVTNLMIEAMDDLFKT encoded by the coding sequence ATGAAGCCCAACCCGATACTCTTTTCTCTATTTGGCAGCGACCATTTTGCCAAGGGAATGCATCAACAGCTAGGTTATGAAATGAGCAATATCACTCTGCACCAATTTCCCGATGAAGAAACAGTGATTAACATCAAATCGTTAGTGAACGACAAAGACGTCATCATGATTGCTGATTTAACCCATCCCAATGGCAAAATACTGCCTCTTCTCTTTACTGCTGAAACGGCCAGAGAATTAGGAGCAAAAAAAATAGGTCTCATCGCACCCTATCTTGTTTATATGCGCCAGGATAAACGGTTTCAACCTGGAGACAGTATTACTTCTCACTATTTTGCCAAACTAATTTCAAACTATTTTGATGGGTTGATGACCATTGATCCACATCTTCATCGTTGGCATGATTTAAATGACATTTATTCCATTCCGGCAATTGCACTACATGCAACTAATCCCATTGCCGCCTGGATTAACGCTAATGTGCCTGATGCATTGCTTATTGGACCCGATGCAGAAAGCTCGCAATGGGTCTCAAGCATTGCTCAAAGGATTAATGCACCCTTTTTAATTCTGGAAAAACAAAGAAAAGGCGATAATCTCGTTGAAATAACCATTCCGCAAATTGGCTTATATCAAAACCATACACCCATCTTAGTCGATGATATTATTTCAACAGCAGCCACCATGATTAAAACAGTTACTCATTTAAAATCACTCCTGATGAAACCTCCTATTTGTATTGGAGTACATGCTCTCTTTGCAGGAAACGCCTATGAGGACTTACAAAAATCAGGAGTCAAGCAAATCATCACCTGCAATACCATTGCGCACGCCTCGAATGCAATTGATGTAACGAATTTGATGATTGAGGCAATGGATGATTTATTTAAGACTTAA
- a CDS encoding ORF6N domain-containing protein, with amino-acid sequence MEIRNKHVIIDSDVAELYNVETKRVNEAVKNNPDKFPNDYLIELNSQEKNELVENFDQFTKLKHSTANPKAFTEKGLYMLATILKSQKATETTLAIIDTFTKVREISRRIKAILQTPQNSPKYHELMQKQGI; translated from the coding sequence ATTGAGATTCGCAACAAGCATGTCATTATCGACAGTGATGTTGCTGAATTATATAATGTTGAAACCAAGCGAGTTAATGAAGCGGTAAAAAACAATCCTGATAAATTCCCCAATGACTACTTAATAGAGCTTAATAGCCAGGAAAAAAATGAACTGGTCGAAAATTTCGACCAGTTCACAAAATTAAAGCATTCCACAGCCAACCCTAAGGCCTTTACTGAAAAAGGCTTATATATGCTGGCCACCATATTAAAAAGCCAGAAAGCAACAGAAACGACTTTAGCCATCATAGATACTTTTACAAAAGTTAGAGAAATATCACGCAGGATTAAAGCGATACTACAAACCCCTCAAAATTCACCAAAATACCACGAGCTTATGCAAAAACAGGGGATTTAA